The segment GCCCGAAGTACTGGTCGGCGATGGCCTGGTAATCGCTACGCCGGCGGGTGTGGGCGTTGACCGAGGCCGGGGTGGCGTCCGTACCGAAGGTGGTGGTGACCACGCCGAGGCTGGCCCCGCGCACCCGCTTCATCATCTCGGCCAGGGTTTCCACCCGGGGGTGGGCCAGGGTGTCCTTGAGGTTGGCCGGGCCGGCGTTGAGGGCGTTAACCGGCAGCTTAAGCCCCGACATGATGGAGGAAGCTGAGTTTGCGGAATCGACAATGAAGCTGTCGAGGCTGCTGGTCACCACCGTGGCCATGCCGCCATAGCCGGTTTCGATCTCGAGGAATCCCTTAGGTATCCCGTTTTCCGGGTTGTACCCTTTGGCGATGATGCGGGCGGCGTTAAGGGTGTTCCAGCCCATCCCGTCGCCGATAAAGAGGATGACGTTCTTGGCTGGACGGAGAGGACGGGGGTACTGCCTTGCCTCCCAACGCACGATCCTTTGGGTTTCGCCGGCTTCGTCCTTGACCTTCACCTCGAGGGTGTGGCTGCCTGGACGCAAGGAGAGGCCACGGAGGGTCCACTCGGCCGTTCCCGTTGCCTGGGAGGTCTGTTCCAAGCCCGTTAGCGGTACCCCATCCAGGGTGATGTGGTAATCCTTTAGCGCACCGTTTAACTCCGAGGCCTCCACCCGGAGGTCGAAGCGTTGGCCAGCCAGCAGGGCCGCCCCGTCGTAGGGAAAAACGGCCAGCTTAGCTGCCCACGCCGAACCCAAGGCTAAGGCCAGTCCCAATAGAACCCGGAAGGTCTTCCTCATAGCCTTACCTCCCGATCGCACCCTAAGGGAGACGGGTCATGGGAATGTCATCCCTTGCCCCCAGAGCCCTCCCCACCGGGATCGAAAGTTTTGTTGAGCCTCTAATAGGCTCAGGAGGTCAGAAGAGCCTTTCCTAGAAGCTCTGCTCTGCGCCTTACCTGGGTGGACTGTTAACCCGACGTTGCCGGGACCCGTTAATCCTCAGACAGAAACAGGTTGTGATCCATCAACTCATCATGTGGGAGGAAGCGATGGCCCGGCAAGACCGGAAAAGGTTGTCCAGAGCAAGATCCTCAGCAGCTAGAAGCAAGAGCGAGTGCCCCACCCTACCCGGTTACCCTTAGGTATGGGTGAGGCCACCGCTTGGGCTGGGCGGACGAAAGTATTCAGGATCTCTTTCCGTTGCGGTTCTCGGATGGAGGGAACCCCGCTTGCCTGTCGTGCACGCACAAGGCGAGCCCGGGAGGGGGGTTGACGGTTTCCAGAGGGTCCGATAAACTCTCGCGGCGTAAAGGGGGTGAGGGATGAGGGTACTCTTCATCATCAACGACGCTCCTTACGGATCTGAAAAGGCGTACAACGCCTTGCGAATGGCCATGACGCTGCAGAAGCAACACCCAGATGTAGAAATTTCCATCTTTCTGTTGGCGGATGCGGTCATCTGCGCTCTACCCAATCAAACAACGCCCCAGGGGTACTACAACATTGAGCGGATGCTGAGGGCAGTTATCAGCAAAGGTGGGAGAGTGAAGGCTTGTGGGACTTGTTCGGAAGCTCGGGGGATAAAGGGCCTTCCCTTGATTGAAGGGGTCGAAATCGGCACAATGGCCGATTTAGCACAGTGGACTGTCGAAGCGGATAAGGTGCTTGTGTTTTGAACGGCGAGCCGAGGGTGGGGTCGTGAGGCTCAGACACAAGTTCCCACCAGGGTCAGCCTGGCCCCTTCTGCGGAAATAG is part of the Thermus caldilimi genome and harbors:
- a CDS encoding DsrE/DsrF/TusD sulfur relay family protein; the protein is MRVLFIINDAPYGSEKAYNALRMAMTLQKQHPDVEISIFLLADAVICALPNQTTPQGYYNIERMLRAVISKGGRVKACGTCSEARGIKGLPLIEGVEIGTMADLAQWTVEADKVLVF